In the genome of Myxococcus stipitatus, one region contains:
- a CDS encoding LysM peptidoglycan-binding domain-containing protein: MSVRNNPGRDPNYSIRRRDTLSKIAQRLNVPMDELARHNNIRDVNKIRAGAKLRIPPPRDGFDASAQTTQRTDGTRRRSSTSNDGFDPRVSTPADARRTSTTTAGTTVSGTQNGYRNIQDLGAFTRGGSNSEAAIIVGTSEGNRTPSGGFTASYGGHTDPGNAAHNRGSFSYQGPGASTPQRADEIWNRELTNATPAYERAARAAGLDPNNALLASTFMDLHTQSPRAARNFINRELPRLAQDPRGVTRESLVDARVNSYRNDRGELRAAGFDHSERRLRADQTRREGALVRALDARGYNTGNTQRPSGTVDRDVPIPTPRPRREADVARTSRTTEERPATERTTGRRQQTSGRTTEGATPTDMNDTARVSASGDRPATQTRTPWISQYDSRRVVDAGDKACFRAATAMARAAGARVTGPGDRIQLATAEGPNGITVNRQQAERGRNYIDQQLAAGRPVVVGVNHREGRNVGNADRITDHFVVITGKGVDAQGRTFYTFNDPATRNQSRGADTNPNNRFYVDERTGGLSRPGPRTGNVVQRQFEVTMVRPNA, translated from the coding sequence ATGTCCGTCAGGAACAACCCCGGCCGGGACCCGAACTACAGCATTCGTCGCCGTGACACGCTCAGCAAGATCGCCCAGCGGCTCAACGTCCCCATGGACGAGCTGGCGCGGCACAACAACATCCGCGACGTGAACAAGATTCGCGCGGGCGCCAAGCTGCGAATCCCGCCGCCGCGCGATGGCTTTGACGCGAGTGCTCAGACGACGCAGCGCACCGACGGCACGCGTCGTCGCTCGAGCACGAGCAATGATGGCTTCGACCCGCGCGTGTCGACCCCGGCGGATGCCCGGAGAACGTCGACCACGACGGCGGGGACCACGGTGTCGGGGACGCAGAACGGCTACCGCAACATCCAGGACCTGGGCGCCTTCACGCGCGGCGGCTCGAACTCCGAGGCGGCCATCATCGTGGGCACCTCCGAGGGCAACCGCACGCCCTCGGGCGGCTTCACGGCCAGCTACGGCGGCCACACGGACCCGGGCAACGCCGCGCACAACCGCGGCTCCTTCTCCTACCAGGGCCCCGGCGCGAGCACGCCGCAGCGGGCGGACGAAATCTGGAACCGCGAGCTCACCAACGCCACGCCCGCCTACGAGCGCGCGGCGCGCGCGGCGGGCCTGGACCCGAACAACGCGCTGCTGGCGTCCACCTTCATGGACCTGCACACGCAGTCGCCTCGCGCCGCCCGGAACTTCATCAACCGCGAGCTGCCCCGGCTGGCGCAGGACCCGCGCGGCGTGACGCGCGAGTCGCTGGTCGACGCGCGGGTGAACTCGTACCGCAATGACCGGGGCGAGCTGCGCGCGGCGGGCTTCGACCACAGCGAGCGGCGGCTGCGCGCGGACCAGACGCGCCGCGAGGGAGCGCTCGTCCGGGCGCTGGACGCGCGCGGCTACAACACGGGCAACACGCAGCGGCCCTCCGGCACGGTGGACCGCGACGTGCCCATCCCCACGCCGCGCCCGCGCCGCGAGGCCGACGTCGCCCGGACGTCGAGGACGACGGAGGAGCGCCCCGCCACCGAGCGCACGACGGGACGGCGCCAGCAGACCTCGGGCCGCACCACCGAGGGCGCCACGCCCACCGACATGAACGACACCGCGCGCGTCTCCGCGTCCGGTGACCGCCCGGCGACGCAGACGCGCACGCCGTGGATCAGCCAGTACGACTCCCGCCGCGTCGTGGACGCCGGCGACAAGGCGTGCTTCCGCGCCGCCACGGCGATGGCGCGCGCGGCGGGGGCTCGTGTGACGGGGCCCGGCGACCGCATCCAGCTGGCCACGGCGGAGGGCCCCAACGGCATCACGGTGAACCGCCAGCAGGCGGAGCGCGGCCGCAACTACATCGACCAGCAGCTGGCCGCGGGCCGTCCGGTGGTGGTGGGCGTCAACCACCGCGAGGGCCGCAACGTGGGCAACGCGGACCGCATCACCGACCACTTCGTGGTGATTACGGGCAAGGGCGTGGATGCCCAGGGCCGCACCTTCTACACGTTCAACGACCCGGCCACGCGCAACCAGAGCCGCGGCGCGGACACCAACCCCAACAACCGCTTCTACGTGGATGAGCGCACCGGCGGCTTGAGCCGCCCGGGTCCTCGCACGGGCAACGTGGTGCAGCGCCAGTTCGAGGTGACGATGGTGCGCCCGAACGCGTAA
- a CDS encoding ABC transporter permease has translation MNITGMQTLFVKEVRRFLRVPGQTVLSPLISTTLYFIVFGYSLSTRVHEVEGSPYLHFIVPGLVFLGIANNAFLNSSSSLFITKIQGTVVDLLVAPLGPGELMAGFIGGAMVRGLVVGGLTWMVAGLFTGFSLPHAGVAAYFLLISSYVFSVLGMLAAVWAEKFEQINFFPTFVMLPLTFLGGVFYSVRELPAPWNTLSLFNPMVYMVEGLRYGMLGRSMYSPLLGAGILAGVAVVATVVSYLVLRSGYRMKA, from the coding sequence ATGAACATCACCGGGATGCAGACGCTGTTCGTGAAGGAGGTCCGGCGCTTCTTGCGCGTGCCGGGGCAGACCGTCCTTTCACCGCTCATCAGCACCACGCTGTACTTCATCGTCTTCGGCTACTCGCTCTCCACGCGGGTGCACGAGGTGGAGGGCTCGCCGTACCTGCACTTCATCGTGCCGGGCCTGGTGTTCCTGGGCATCGCCAACAACGCCTTCCTCAACAGCTCCTCGTCTCTGTTCATCACCAAGATTCAGGGCACGGTGGTGGACCTGCTGGTGGCGCCCCTGGGCCCCGGTGAGCTGATGGCGGGCTTCATCGGCGGCGCCATGGTGCGCGGCCTCGTGGTGGGCGGCCTCACGTGGATGGTGGCCGGGCTCTTCACCGGCTTCAGCCTGCCGCACGCGGGCGTGGCCGCGTACTTCCTGCTCATCTCGTCCTACGTGTTCAGCGTGCTGGGCATGCTCGCCGCCGTGTGGGCGGAGAAGTTCGAGCAGATCAACTTCTTCCCCACCTTCGTGATGCTGCCCCTCACCTTCCTGGGCGGCGTGTTCTATTCGGTGCGGGAGCTGCCCGCGCCCTGGAACACCCTCAGCCTCTTCAACCCCATGGTCTACATGGTGGAAGGGCTGCGCTACGGGATGCTGGGCAGGAGCATGTACTCGCCGCTGCTCGGCGCCGGCATCCTCGCGGGCGTCGCCGTGGTGGCCACCGTCGTCTCGTACCTGGTGCTCCGCTCAGGTTACCGGATGAAGGCCTGA
- a CDS encoding ATP-grasp domain-containing protein, whose translation MNFVFISPHFPSHFFHFVTALRERGVTVLGIGDAPYESLRPELRDALREYYFVPSLHEEDSLLRAAGYLTWRHGRLQRIDSLNEAWLEVEARLREDFHVPGLQPMDIHRMRSKSGMAQVFQQAGVPHPDLIRVRDAGQVKDFAARVGYPLVLKPDVGVGAANTFKVSHAADVDAALAHPLPTTYVAQPYVRGTIVTYDGIVDRHGAIVFTLSHEYSDGGMETVVERRDISFWSHLEIPPALDVLGRQVVAAFGLRERWFHLEFFRLPDGRFVVLEANLRPPGGFIPDMMNYTCDIDVYRLWARVMTGDPVADFRYTPRYHVCHSARRHGRRYQYTHDEVVKRLGPAFILHRELPPIYHSLLGEEMYLTRHTDLDAMQDAVRFIQATVSR comes from the coding sequence ATGAACTTCGTCTTCATCTCTCCGCACTTCCCGTCCCACTTCTTCCACTTCGTCACCGCGCTGCGCGAGCGCGGCGTCACGGTGCTGGGCATCGGCGACGCCCCCTACGAGTCCCTGCGGCCGGAGCTGCGCGACGCCTTGCGCGAGTACTACTTCGTCCCCAGCCTGCATGAGGAGGACTCGCTCCTGCGCGCGGCGGGCTACCTCACCTGGAGGCACGGGCGGCTGCAGCGCATCGACTCGCTCAACGAGGCGTGGCTGGAGGTGGAGGCGCGGCTGCGGGAGGACTTCCACGTCCCGGGGCTTCAGCCCATGGACATCCACCGGATGCGCTCGAAGTCGGGCATGGCCCAGGTCTTCCAGCAGGCGGGCGTGCCGCACCCGGACCTCATCCGCGTGCGCGATGCGGGGCAGGTGAAGGACTTCGCCGCGCGGGTGGGCTATCCGCTGGTGCTCAAGCCGGACGTGGGCGTGGGCGCGGCCAACACCTTCAAGGTCTCCCACGCCGCGGACGTGGACGCGGCGCTCGCCCACCCGCTGCCCACGACGTACGTCGCGCAGCCGTATGTGCGCGGCACCATCGTCACCTACGACGGCATCGTGGACCGGCACGGGGCCATCGTCTTCACGCTCAGCCACGAGTACAGCGACGGCGGCATGGAGACGGTGGTGGAGCGCCGGGACATCTCCTTCTGGAGCCACCTGGAGATTCCCCCCGCACTGGACGTGCTCGGCCGCCAGGTGGTGGCGGCCTTCGGCCTGCGGGAGCGCTGGTTCCACCTGGAGTTCTTCCGTTTGCCAGACGGCCGCTTCGTCGTCCTGGAGGCCAACCTGCGTCCGCCCGGGGGGTTCATCCCGGACATGATGAATTACACATGTGACATCGATGTGTATCGCCTCTGGGCGCGAGTGATGACGGGGGACCCGGTGGCGGACTTCCGATACACGCCGCGATATCATGTGTGTCACAGCGCGCGCCGCCATGGCCGCCGCTATCAGTACACACACGACGAAGTGGTGAAACGGCTGGGCCCCGCGTTCATCCTCCACCGCGAGCTGCCGCCCATCTACCACAGCCTGCTGGGCGAGGAGATGTACCTCACCCGGCACACGGACCTGGACGCGATGCAGGACGCCGTGCGCTTCATCCAGGCCACGGTGTCGCGCTAG
- a CDS encoding PH domain-containing protein: protein MSLDRPATSASPPPGAALPVQVTSPWKLPTVLQPHPHLLISYLLTSLLTGPAFPVFALVRYFKFRTLRYALDEEGITMRWGILFRREVSLTYARIQDIHLSSNVVERWLGLACIQIQTASGNAQAEISIEGLQEFEAMRDLLYSKMRGTRERPVVAGRTASEPDALTAALREVAAEVRALREELGTAPARENTHG from the coding sequence ATGTCCCTTGACCGTCCCGCCACGTCCGCGTCTCCGCCTCCGGGCGCGGCCCTGCCCGTGCAGGTGACTTCGCCGTGGAAGCTGCCCACGGTGCTCCAGCCACATCCGCATCTGCTGATCAGCTACTTGTTGACGTCGCTGCTGACCGGCCCCGCCTTCCCCGTCTTCGCGCTGGTGCGGTACTTCAAGTTCCGCACGCTGCGCTACGCGCTGGACGAGGAGGGCATCACCATGCGGTGGGGCATCCTCTTCCGCCGGGAGGTGTCCCTCACGTACGCGCGCATCCAGGACATCCACCTCTCCAGCAACGTGGTGGAGCGCTGGCTGGGGCTTGCGTGCATCCAGATTCAAACGGCGAGCGGCAACGCCCAGGCGGAGATTTCCATCGAAGGACTCCAAGAGTTCGAGGCGATGAGAGACCTGCTCTATTCGAAGATGCGCGGCACGCGGGAGCGCCCGGTGGTGGCGGGGCGGACAGCGAGCGAGCCGGACGCCTTGACGGCCGCGCTGCGCGAGGTGGCCGCGGAGGTGCGAGCGCTCCGTGAGGAACTGGGCACGGCCCCCGCGCGGGAGAACACGCATGGCTGA
- a CDS encoding serine/threonine-protein kinase, which produces MAVPFGKYELLRKIASGGMGQVFLAREHGTGFERLVVLKLILPHLAEDDEFLSMFLDEAGLVARLTHPNLITILDLSQIEGRHCLAMEYVQGDDVRRLDKFSRAQGKPLSVGMILRIIADAAAGLHYAHQARDVQGKPMRLVHRDVSPQNILVGFDGGVKVIDFGVAKAATSSANTATGVLKGKYPYMSPEQAGGLAIDARSDQFALGVVMWELLTGKRLFKGDSDMMTLRLVKDCQVPRPSQLNPKLPPGLDEVVLKALAPTPDERYPDCGALRLALEDFALNQRVPSSSAHLSAYLRELYTERINAETDPARLDQLAEDADLDSRSNSSLSGVGGGTSGRTSGSRQPRSGTRSKHQTAALGAPGAVVNDRTRGTAPMDRAPNAEGRRVPWVPVIIAGASLLVAAGAAVVFLRQPATTPPTQPRQVHVEPERPVTPPPKPAPEPVKMVELPVITEPPGATVSVGGEERGVTPMKLELEQGAPMVAVTLALNGYEPVTREVSAADDELRLELRRQGGKPTGTPNPKRPGSSPGGNLGIKTGR; this is translated from the coding sequence ATGGCGGTGCCATTCGGTAAGTACGAGTTGCTGCGGAAGATTGCCTCCGGCGGCATGGGTCAGGTCTTCCTGGCCCGTGAGCATGGAACGGGTTTCGAGCGGCTGGTGGTCCTGAAGCTCATCCTTCCCCATCTGGCGGAGGACGATGAGTTCTTGTCGATGTTCTTGGATGAAGCGGGGTTGGTCGCTCGGCTGACGCACCCCAACCTCATCACCATCCTGGACCTGTCGCAGATTGAGGGCCGGCACTGTCTGGCCATGGAGTACGTCCAGGGCGACGACGTACGGAGGCTGGACAAGTTCTCCCGCGCGCAGGGCAAGCCCCTGTCGGTGGGGATGATTCTGCGCATCATCGCGGACGCGGCGGCGGGGCTTCACTACGCGCACCAGGCGCGCGACGTGCAGGGCAAGCCCATGCGGCTGGTCCACCGGGACGTGTCGCCGCAGAACATTCTCGTCGGCTTCGACGGCGGGGTGAAGGTCATCGACTTCGGTGTGGCCAAAGCCGCCACCAGCAGCGCGAACACCGCCACCGGCGTGCTGAAGGGGAAGTATCCCTACATGTCCCCGGAGCAGGCGGGCGGGCTCGCCATCGACGCGCGCAGCGACCAGTTCGCGCTGGGCGTGGTGATGTGGGAGCTGCTCACGGGCAAGCGCCTGTTCAAGGGCGACTCGGACATGATGACGCTGCGGCTGGTGAAGGACTGCCAGGTGCCGCGTCCGTCCCAGCTCAACCCCAAGCTGCCGCCGGGGCTGGACGAGGTGGTGCTCAAGGCCCTGGCCCCGACCCCGGACGAGCGCTATCCGGACTGCGGGGCCCTGCGGCTGGCGCTGGAGGACTTCGCGCTCAACCAGCGTGTGCCCTCCAGCAGCGCGCACCTGTCGGCGTACCTGCGGGAGCTGTACACGGAGCGCATCAACGCGGAGACGGACCCGGCGCGGCTGGACCAGCTGGCCGAGGACGCGGACCTGGACTCGCGCTCCAACTCGTCGCTGAGCGGCGTGGGCGGCGGCACCAGCGGGCGCACGTCCGGCTCGCGGCAGCCGCGCTCGGGCACTCGCTCCAAGCACCAGACGGCGGCGCTGGGAGCCCCGGGCGCGGTGGTGAATGACCGCACGCGTGGCACCGCCCCCATGGACCGCGCGCCCAACGCGGAGGGCCGGCGCGTGCCGTGGGTGCCCGTCATCATCGCGGGCGCGAGCCTGCTGGTGGCGGCCGGCGCGGCCGTGGTCTTCCTGCGGCAGCCCGCGACCACGCCGCCGACCCAGCCGCGGCAGGTCCACGTGGAGCCCGAGCGGCCCGTCACCCCGCCGCCCAAGCCCGCACCGGAGCCGGTGAAGATGGTGGAGCTGCCCGTCATCACCGAGCCCCCCGGCGCCACGGTGAGCGTGGGCGGCGAGGAGCGCGGCGTGACGCCCATGAAGCTGGAGCTGGAGCAGGGCGCGCCCATGGTGGCGGTGACGCTGGCGCTCAACGGCTACGAGCCGGTGACACGCGAGGTCTCCGCCGCCGACGACGAGCTGCGCCTGGAGCTGCGGCGCCAGGGCGGCAAGCCCACCGGCACTCCGAATCCCAAGCGGCCCGGGAGCTCACCGGGCGGCAACCTGGGCATCAAGACGGGCCGCTGA
- a CDS encoding PH domain-containing protein — MAELPHVWLLRWLKVNPEPRLPEGTVRVFQAAPAYLTYRRVLLGLKHLAVVMGTVIGWSFFGKLFPGFMDLPYARPAIYTVEAVVWLSFLVLLPVSFLVVRLDYALRWYVMTDRSLRIREGVVSLREKTMTFANIQQISIQQNPLQRMLGIADVKVETAGGGKGSGGSDPDAGVTEHLHEARFRGVNNAEAIRDTLLERVRMHRDTGLGEPTELITDTGPLTGPAPSLDAARELLSEVRQLRGALSRGERRHKPGA; from the coding sequence ATGGCTGAGCTCCCTCACGTCTGGCTGTTGCGGTGGCTGAAGGTGAACCCCGAGCCCCGACTCCCAGAGGGCACGGTGCGCGTCTTCCAGGCCGCACCGGCCTATCTGACGTACCGGCGTGTCCTCCTGGGACTCAAGCACCTGGCCGTGGTGATGGGCACCGTCATCGGCTGGAGCTTCTTCGGCAAGCTCTTCCCCGGGTTCATGGACCTGCCGTACGCCCGGCCCGCCATCTACACGGTGGAGGCCGTGGTGTGGCTGAGCTTCCTCGTCCTGCTCCCGGTGAGCTTCCTCGTGGTGCGGCTGGACTACGCGCTGCGCTGGTACGTCATGACGGACCGCAGCCTGCGCATCCGCGAGGGCGTGGTGTCCTTGCGGGAGAAGACGATGACGTTCGCCAACATCCAGCAGATCTCCATCCAGCAGAATCCCCTCCAGCGGATGCTGGGCATCGCCGACGTGAAGGTGGAGACGGCGGGCGGCGGGAAGGGCTCGGGCGGCTCGGACCCGGACGCGGGCGTGACGGAGCACCTGCACGAGGCGCGCTTCCGGGGGGTGAACAACGCGGAGGCGATTCGCGACACGCTCCTGGAGCGCGTGCGGATGCACCGCGACACGGGGCTGGGGGAGCCCACCGAGCTCATCACGGACACAGGGCCTCTCACGGGACCGGCCCCCAGCCTGGACGCGGCGCGGGAGCTCCTGTCGGAGGTGCGCCAGCTGCGCGGCGCGCTGTCCCGAGGAGAGCGGCGGCACAAGCCGGGCGCCTGA
- a CDS encoding ABC transporter ATP-binding protein, with translation MSTPTPALELQGLTKRYGSFTALHQMNLTIQAGEIFALLGPNGAGKTTMIGSVCGLVKKTEGAIRVFGQDLDKDPVGPRYQVGLVPQEINFDPFFTVAESLRIQQGFYGQKRDEARVDEVLTALNLHTKKDSLTRALSGGMKRRLLIAKALVHKPRLVFLDEPTAGVDVELRRDLWTYVRKLASQGTTIVLTTHYLEEAEELADRVGIINEGKLLMVEDKATLLKRFGEKRVVVTFDAPQTTLSEAVRRFTARLAEDGRSLTYVEREGVAPAGDLLRVLYAEGLPIADVETRRSRLEDVLLEVLRGRPSTQAA, from the coding sequence ATGTCGACCCCCACCCCCGCCCTGGAGCTTCAGGGGCTCACGAAGCGCTACGGCTCGTTCACCGCGTTGCACCAGATGAACCTCACCATCCAGGCGGGGGAGATCTTCGCGCTGCTGGGGCCCAACGGGGCGGGCAAGACGACGATGATTGGCAGCGTCTGCGGCCTGGTGAAGAAGACCGAGGGCGCCATCCGCGTCTTCGGCCAGGACCTGGACAAGGACCCGGTGGGCCCGCGCTACCAGGTGGGCCTGGTGCCGCAGGAGATCAACTTCGACCCGTTCTTCACCGTGGCGGAGTCGCTGCGCATCCAGCAGGGCTTCTACGGCCAGAAGCGCGACGAGGCCCGCGTGGACGAGGTGCTCACCGCCCTCAACCTCCACACGAAGAAGGACTCGCTCACGCGCGCGCTGTCGGGCGGCATGAAGCGCCGGCTGCTCATCGCCAAGGCGCTGGTGCACAAGCCCAGGCTCGTCTTCCTGGATGAGCCCACCGCGGGCGTGGACGTGGAGCTGCGCCGCGACCTGTGGACGTACGTGCGCAAGCTGGCCTCGCAGGGCACCACCATCGTCCTCACCACGCACTACCTGGAAGAGGCGGAGGAGCTGGCGGACCGCGTGGGCATCATCAACGAGGGCAAGCTGCTGATGGTCGAGGACAAGGCCACGCTGCTCAAGCGCTTCGGAGAGAAGCGCGTGGTCGTCACCTTCGACGCGCCGCAGACGACGCTGTCCGAGGCGGTGCGCCGCTTCACCGCGCGACTGGCCGAGGACGGCCGCTCGCTCACCTATGTGGAACGCGAGGGCGTGGCCCCCGCCGGAGACCTGCTCCGCGTGCTGTACGCGGAAGGACTCCCCATCGCCGACGTGGAGACGCGGCGCTCCCGGCTGGAGGACGTCCTGCTGGAGGTCCTCCGCGGCCGTCCCTCCACCCAGGCCGCCTGA
- a CDS encoding GNAT family N-acetyltransferase, whose amino-acid sequence MVEVRLFEGDAVDASRFVNRVWGEYYGAQGPLTDFQPGLLDWVLFGNSLAPREYRLAAYAKGKLAGLFLAEPMRLRLGDRDVDATYGSWFSVDPSFRGMGVGQKLAEAMSLRQQERGAALMLACLADGSAGERFWTKMPGTRTFDPLGLWLHVFDAAAVARWASTRAERALFSLLRPWLRGEMAPVDLEGIRPYRPGDLAACMSLVQGMMAPVSLGYTYTVERLAQQLLYRDMPHTLVLERDGVVRGLVNYYTLQMNARGPLTVALVDLLTFHESVTSADRKRLLRAAMKDMRAHGASCASMLRSPCVAPTLMLGAGWVPWSGGMRLGCLLSSPDVEWPASPRVFTHLR is encoded by the coding sequence ATGGTTGAAGTCCGGCTCTTCGAGGGGGACGCGGTGGACGCGTCCCGTTTCGTCAACCGCGTCTGGGGCGAGTACTACGGAGCCCAGGGGCCCCTGACGGACTTCCAGCCAGGACTGCTCGACTGGGTGCTCTTCGGCAACTCGCTGGCGCCCCGGGAGTACCGGCTGGCGGCGTACGCGAAGGGCAAGCTGGCGGGGCTGTTCCTCGCCGAGCCCATGCGGCTGCGGCTGGGGGACCGTGACGTGGATGCGACGTACGGGAGCTGGTTCAGCGTGGACCCCTCGTTCCGGGGGATGGGGGTGGGGCAGAAGCTGGCGGAGGCCATGTCCCTCCGCCAGCAAGAGCGCGGGGCGGCGCTGATGCTGGCCTGTCTGGCGGACGGCTCCGCTGGAGAGCGCTTCTGGACGAAGATGCCGGGGACGCGGACCTTCGACCCGCTGGGGTTGTGGCTCCATGTCTTCGACGCGGCGGCGGTGGCGCGCTGGGCCTCGACCCGCGCGGAGCGCGCGCTCTTCTCGCTGCTGCGTCCCTGGCTGCGAGGCGAGATGGCCCCGGTGGACCTGGAGGGGATTCGCCCCTACCGCCCCGGGGACCTGGCCGCGTGCATGTCGCTGGTGCAGGGGATGATGGCGCCGGTGAGCCTGGGCTACACCTACACGGTGGAGCGGCTCGCACAGCAGCTCCTGTACCGGGACATGCCGCACACGCTGGTGCTCGAGCGCGACGGCGTGGTGCGAGGGCTGGTCAACTACTACACGCTCCAGATGAACGCGCGAGGACCGTTGACGGTGGCCTTGGTGGACCTGTTGACGTTCCACGAGTCCGTCACGTCGGCGGACCGCAAGCGGCTGCTTCGCGCGGCGATGAAGGACATGAGGGCGCACGGCGCGAGCTGTGCGTCGATGCTGCGCAGCCCCTGTGTGGCGCCGACGCTGATGTTGGGCGCTGGATGGGTCCCCTGGTCCGGAGGGATGCGGCTGGGGTGTCTCTTGTCCTCTCCCGACGTGGAGTGGCCCGCGTCGCCCCGCGTCTTCACGCACCTGCGCTGA
- the ettA gene encoding energy-dependent translational throttle protein EttA, giving the protein MAQNFIFTMQDLRKVKNGKEILKGIYLSFFPGAKIGVIGPNGSGKSTLLRIMAGVDTEFFGIAKPDPGAKVGYLPQEPQLDASLDVKGNVELGLKEIRAALDRFNEVSAKFAEPMSDAEMEKLLAEQGRLQDAIDAVNGWELDRTIEMAMDALRLPPGDADVTKLSGGEKRRVALCRILLEKPDLLLLDEPTNHLDAESVAWLEQALKEYKGTIVCITHDRYFLDNAAEWILELDRGEGVPWKGNYSSWLEQKQKRLELEEKAEGHRQKTLKRELEWVRQSPKARQAKSKARIAAYEDLLNQTQEKREATGEVIIPPGPRLGGLVVEAKGLRKAYGDRLLLEDLSFKLPPGGIVGVIGPNGAGKTTLFRMLTGVEKPDAGELRVGETVVMAYVDQSRDALNGDNSVFQEVSGGLDHLDLGRAGTVPSRAYLAGFAFKGQDQQKRVKDLSGGERNRVHLAKMLKSGGNLLLLDEPTNDLDVETLRSLEDALLGFAGCAVVISHDRWFLDRIATHILAFEGDSKAFFFEGNFQDYEADKKKRLGPDALEPHRIRYRPITKN; this is encoded by the coding sequence ATGGCCCAGAATTTCATCTTCACGATGCAGGACCTGCGCAAGGTCAAGAATGGCAAGGAGATCCTCAAGGGCATCTACCTGTCGTTCTTCCCCGGCGCGAAGATTGGCGTCATCGGCCCCAACGGCTCCGGCAAGTCCACGCTGCTGCGCATCATGGCGGGCGTCGACACGGAGTTCTTCGGCATCGCGAAGCCGGACCCGGGCGCGAAGGTCGGCTATCTGCCGCAGGAGCCGCAGCTCGACGCGTCGCTGGACGTGAAGGGGAACGTGGAGCTGGGCCTGAAGGAGATTCGCGCCGCGCTGGACCGCTTCAACGAGGTCAGCGCGAAGTTCGCCGAGCCCATGAGCGACGCGGAGATGGAGAAGCTGCTGGCCGAGCAGGGACGGCTCCAGGACGCCATCGACGCGGTGAACGGCTGGGAGCTGGACCGCACCATCGAGATGGCCATGGACGCGCTGCGGCTGCCGCCCGGCGACGCGGACGTGACGAAGCTGTCCGGCGGTGAGAAGCGCCGCGTGGCGCTGTGCCGCATCCTGCTGGAGAAGCCGGACCTGCTGCTCCTGGACGAGCCCACCAACCACCTGGACGCGGAGAGCGTCGCGTGGCTGGAGCAGGCCCTCAAGGAGTACAAGGGCACCATCGTCTGCATCACCCACGACCGCTACTTCCTGGACAACGCGGCCGAGTGGATTCTGGAGCTGGACCGCGGCGAGGGCGTGCCCTGGAAGGGCAACTACTCCAGCTGGCTGGAGCAGAAGCAGAAGCGGCTGGAGCTGGAGGAGAAGGCGGAGGGCCACCGCCAGAAGACGCTCAAGCGCGAGCTGGAGTGGGTGCGCCAGTCGCCCAAGGCCCGTCAGGCCAAGAGCAAGGCGCGCATCGCCGCGTATGAGGACCTGCTCAACCAGACGCAGGAGAAGCGCGAGGCCACGGGTGAGGTCATCATCCCGCCCGGCCCCCGCCTGGGCGGCCTCGTCGTGGAGGCCAAGGGCCTGCGCAAGGCGTACGGCGACCGGCTGCTCCTGGAGGACCTGAGCTTCAAGCTGCCCCCCGGCGGCATCGTCGGCGTGATTGGCCCCAACGGCGCCGGCAAGACGACGCTGTTCCGCATGCTGACGGGCGTGGAGAAGCCGGACGCGGGCGAGCTGCGCGTGGGGGAGACCGTGGTGATGGCCTACGTGGACCAGAGCCGCGACGCGCTCAACGGCGACAACAGCGTCTTCCAGGAGGTCAGCGGCGGGCTGGACCACCTGGACCTGGGCCGGGCGGGCACGGTGCCCAGCCGCGCGTACCTGGCGGGCTTCGCCTTCAAGGGCCAGGACCAGCAGAAGCGCGTGAAGGACCTCTCCGGCGGCGAGCGCAACCGCGTCCACCTGGCGAAGATGCTCAAGAGCGGCGGCAACCTGCTGCTGCTCGACGAGCCCACCAACGACCTGGACGTGGAGACGCTGCGCAGCCTGGAGGACGCGCTCCTGGGCTTCGCCGGCTGCGCGGTGGTCATCAGCCACGACCGCTGGTTCCTGGACCGCATCGCCACGCACATCCTCGCCTTCGAGGGCGACAGCAAGGCGTTCTTCTTCGAGGGCAACTTCCAGGACTACGAGGCGGACAAGAAGAAGCGCCTGGGCCCGGATGCCCTCGAGCCGCACCGCATTCGTTACCGCCCCATCACAAAGAATTAG